Proteins from a genomic interval of Tenacibaculum sp. SZ-18:
- a CDS encoding helix-turn-helix domain-containing protein produces MDKIAVIIANLRKEKSWSQTDLANESKVSREMISKYERGIAIPSVDAAKKIADAFGVSLDYLVGEGINASFDKKTLQRLQAIEEMSSEFKTHLFSIIDSVIRDYKTQQAYK; encoded by the coding sequence GTGGATAAAATAGCAGTAATTATAGCTAACCTTAGAAAAGAAAAAAGTTGGTCGCAAACAGATTTAGCGAACGAGAGTAAAGTTTCTCGTGAGATGATTAGTAAGTATGAAAGAGGGATTGCAATTCCGTCTGTAGATGCTGCTAAAAAAATTGCTGATGCTTTTGGTGTATCGCTTGATTACTTAGTTGGCGAAGGTATAAATGCTTCTTTCGATAAAAAAACATTACAACGTTTACAAGCTATTGAAGAGATGTCTAGTGAGTTTAAAACTCACTTATTTTCTATTATTGATTCTGTTATTAGAGATTACAAAACACAACAAGCTTATAAATAA
- a CDS encoding tyrosine-type recombinase/integrase: MKKLKLTNHSYKVVLQSFKEWLSILGYSTSTIYHSPIYLQEFFYWLESKSINDIRSIRREDITNYYSYLKQRPNESYGGALSKASLNSHIGALKQLNEYLKKHQSKGLSIHLRFEKTEKLCSTDIVTQSEIKELFKATAYSSRVEHICLRDKAMLVVLYSCGLRRNEAVQLNLNDVLFDKERILVRKGKNYKERYVPLNLYNLDILEQYIYESRPQFYNSKAHEALFINQQGGRMGGQSFKLRLRAILKATNNKELQEKKITPHKLRHSIATHLLEQGAAIESVSQFLGHGSLESTQVYTHLLKEISI, translated from the coding sequence ATGAAAAAATTAAAGTTAACAAATCATAGCTATAAGGTAGTATTACAAAGTTTTAAAGAATGGTTATCTATCTTAGGTTACAGCACTAGTACAATTTATCACTCACCTATTTACTTACAAGAATTTTTTTATTGGTTAGAAAGTAAAAGTATTAATGATATAAGAAGCATAAGAAGAGAAGATATTACAAATTATTATAGCTACTTAAAACAAAGACCTAATGAGAGTTATGGAGGAGCATTAAGTAAAGCAAGTTTAAATAGTCATATTGGAGCATTAAAACAACTTAATGAGTATTTAAAGAAACATCAAAGTAAAGGACTATCAATACACTTACGTTTTGAAAAAACAGAAAAGTTATGTAGTACAGATATTGTTACGCAATCCGAAATAAAAGAACTTTTTAAAGCAACGGCATATAGCAGTAGAGTAGAACATATATGTTTGCGAGATAAAGCAATGTTAGTGGTGTTGTATAGTTGTGGATTAAGAAGGAATGAAGCAGTACAATTAAACTTAAATGATGTGCTTTTTGATAAAGAACGAATCTTAGTAAGAAAAGGTAAAAATTATAAAGAGCGTTATGTACCATTAAATTTGTATAACCTGGATATTTTAGAACAGTACATTTACGAATCTCGTCCACAGTTCTATAACTCAAAAGCTCATGAAGCTTTATTTATCAATCAGCAAGGAGGTAGAATGGGAGGACAAAGCTTTAAACTTCGTTTAAGAGCAATATTAAAAGCAACTAATAATAAAGAATTACAGGAAAAGAAAATCACACCGCATAAATTACGTCACAGTATCGCTACTCATTTATTAGAACAAGGTGCAGCTATAGAATCTGTTAGTCAGTTCTTAGGTCATGGTTCTTTAGAATCTACTCAAGTGTACACACATTTATTAAAAGAAATTAGTATATGA
- a CDS encoding tyrosine-type recombinase/integrase codes for MNFRKYLEDNKYSKSTITVHLLRVKRYTDWLEWYGKHSVEIQYNELLQYVKYLQEKKQYQRASINNELRAVKLYYDYLIEEKHTMYNPAENIVIRGKYIKVIKETLTEEELEDLYYSYNIDHHDTFFKATKLRDKVVLGLMLFQGLTAIEIYSLQEYHLQLQKGIIEIPRTRRSNPRTHKLQPLQMLTILEYINTTRNYLTNRIQTSNNEQLIYGSSHQINAITGRIIKKLKRYNNKVTSYSQLRSSIIINWLQHYNLRKVQYLAGHRYISSTEKYVQDNLEKLHDIVNTYHPIN; via the coding sequence ATGAATTTTAGAAAGTATTTAGAAGATAACAAGTATAGTAAATCAACAATAACAGTACATTTATTAAGAGTAAAAAGATACACAGATTGGTTAGAATGGTATGGTAAACATAGTGTAGAAATACAGTACAATGAGTTGTTACAATATGTGAAATATTTACAGGAAAAGAAGCAATATCAAAGAGCGTCAATCAATAATGAATTACGTGCAGTAAAACTGTATTACGATTATCTTATCGAGGAAAAACACACAATGTACAATCCAGCAGAAAATATAGTTATAAGAGGAAAGTATATTAAAGTTATAAAAGAAACACTAACAGAAGAAGAATTAGAAGATTTATATTATAGTTACAATATAGATCATCACGATACATTTTTTAAAGCTACCAAATTAAGAGATAAAGTAGTATTAGGTTTAATGTTGTTTCAAGGATTAACAGCAATAGAAATTTATAGTTTACAGGAATATCATTTACAATTACAAAAAGGTATTATAGAAATCCCAAGAACAAGAAGAAGCAATCCAAGAACTCACAAACTACAACCTTTACAAATGTTGACAATATTAGAGTATATAAATACAACAAGAAATTATTTAACCAATCGAATACAAACAAGTAATAATGAACAATTAATTTATGGAAGTAGTCATCAAATAAATGCTATCACAGGAAGAATTATAAAAAAGTTAAAAAGATATAATAATAAAGTTACTAGTTACTCACAACTAAGAAGTAGTATTATAATCAATTGGTTACAACATTATAATTTACGAAAAGTACAATACTTAGCAGGACATAGATATATTAGTTCTACAGAAAAATATGTACAAGATAATTTAGAGAAGCTACACGATATTGTAAATACGTATCATCCGATTAATTAA
- a CDS encoding RHS repeat domain-containing protein, protein MISDANRGITSIEYNHLNLPTRVTIDYDAEGYIEYVYDAAGSKLSKKVYSVDNNNVPITTDYAGNYIYENGALQFFNHAEGYTQPAIASGSAAISSFEYVYQYKDHLGNIRLSYTDVNGDGVITASTEIIEEKNYYPFGLQHEGYNNDYSGIGNSIAEKFSLNGKELEESLGLNLHEMDMRQYDATIARWTGIDPVTHHNFSTYSAFDNNPVFWADPSGADSETVEEYFNRQVAIDEGREYKGSNVNTSDIVNKQFNSTEDGGRSRIDYEDGTSTFLSARDVQDIFKAIVDRYNSILRDKMWNEAIDEKYKGKININNYKQIYSQYKDTKRNFADIDKMIGKKPWSSFYGSVELDENNGLLKVDYALRGDIMVFYGFGTGYLDGFSMARDENGDPTGQNVWETGQDTITNSNPWGIKFTKADIPTINRFSFKTNELRIKFWNVMKKIKENFKKTLK, encoded by the coding sequence ATGATATCCGATGCTAATAGAGGTATCACTAGTATTGAATACAATCACTTAAACCTACCAACTAGAGTTACTATAGATTACGATGCGGAAGGATATATAGAGTATGTTTATGATGCTGCAGGAAGTAAATTATCTAAAAAAGTATATTCAGTAGATAATAATAATGTCCCTATTACTACCGATTACGCAGGTAATTATATCTATGAGAACGGAGCTTTACAATTCTTCAACCACGCAGAAGGTTACACACAACCTGCTATTGCGAGCGGTAGCGCGGCAATCTCATCATTTGAGTACGTTTACCAATACAAGGATCATTTAGGAAATATTCGTTTATCATATACTGATGTAAATGGTGATGGTGTAATTACTGCAAGTACAGAAATCATTGAAGAAAAGAATTACTATCCTTTTGGTCTACAACATGAAGGGTATAATAATGATTATTCTGGTATTGGGAATTCAATTGCGGAGAAGTTTAGTTTAAACGGAAAGGAATTAGAAGAAAGTTTAGGATTAAACTTACACGAAATGGATATGCGTCAATATGATGCTACTATTGCTAGATGGACTGGTATTGACCCTGTAACGCATCACAATTTTTCTACCTATAGCGCTTTTGATAACAACCCTGTGTTTTGGGCTGATCCTTCTGGTGCAGATAGTGAAACAGTTGAAGAATATTTTAATAGACAGGTAGCTATTGATGAAGGTAGAGAGTATAAGGGATCAAATGTAAATACTTCTGATATTGTTAATAAACAATTTAATAGTACAGAGGATGGAGGTCGTTCAAGAATTGATTATGAAGATGGAACATCTACATTTTTATCAGCCAGAGATGTGCAAGATATCTTTAAAGCTATAGTCGATAGATATAATTCTATTCTAAGAGATAAAATGTGGAATGAAGCTATTGACGAAAAATATAAAGGGAAAATAAATATTAATAATTATAAACAGATATACTCTCAATACAAGGATACAAAACGTAATTTTGCCGATATAGATAAAATGATAGGAAAGAAACCTTGGTCATCTTTCTATGGTTCAGTTGAACTTGATGAAAATAATGGTTTATTAAAGGTTGATTATGCTTTAAGAGGTGATATTATGGTTTTTTATGGTTTTGGCACAGGGTACCTAGACGGTTTCAGCATGGCTAGAGATGAAAATGGTGATCCTACTGGTCAAAATGTTTGGGAAACGGGTCAAGATACTATTACTAATTCAAATCCATGGGGAATTAAATTTACTAAAGCGGATATACCTACAATTAATAGGTTTTCTTTTAAAACTAATGAGTTAAGAATAAAATTTTGGAATGTTATGAAAAAGATTAAAGAAAATTTTAAAAAAACTTTAAAATAG